The genomic stretch AAACGCTGCCGACAAACTGCCCGTAATAACCGATTCGCGACAACTTAACCTCTCCAAAGCGTGATTCAATTTTTCGAGCAGAACCTGTCCTGCGACGATTGCGACGGATACCATCTTCTCCGACAACGAATTCTTTTTTCACCTCTTCAGCAGTGCGTTGAGAAAGATATCCCTGTGCCAACAGTCGTAGAATTTCCTGCCCTTTTTTTTGAATAACTGCTTCCACGTCTCCAAAAGAGGCTTCGGAAAACCCTGCGCTTGATATGTAGGATGCGAGTTTATCAAGAGACTCAAACGACGAAATATAATGCCCTCTATGACTTTCTGTAATGTGGCAAGGGTGGTACATGTTGAAACTCCAAAATGCTGAGTAAAAAATATTTTATATGTTTTTACCGCATTGAAAGGAGCATTTCAAGCAAATAATACATAACTCAAAATTAAAGATTGACAACTTATCAATATGTTAAAATTAAATCAAAAGAGCCGCACCCATCGCATATACTATGAGAAACGAAATGTCTTGCTCGTTTTATATTTTGATAGTCCATGTTTCCTGTATCTTTTTCTATTTCTTCAAGAATTAGAAACCATCTTTTGAGTATATCATCATGATAATTCTCGGACAACGAATTCAATTCTTTCGTTTGGATATAAGTTAGCAGATGAGTATCCTCTCCAAAATCCAGGGTAGCTAAATAAAATTTTTCAAAGCTTGCAATATGGCTCAATTTATAAGAATATATGCCTCATGAATGCAGATAGTCTGAAAACCTTACAACAGCTTCATATTGATTTTGACTCACTGCCCGACAATGGGGTGCAGGATAAAATCATGCTGTTGATAAACATCGTTGAGCAGTTAGCCCAGGAGAACCAAGAACTCAAGGAAACTGTCAAATTGCTCAAAGACGAGAACAACCGTCTCAAAGGAGAGCAGGGGTGTCCGATAATTCGACCCAAAACACAATCTGGTGATATTTCATCGGAGTCGGACCGTAAAAAGAAAAAAACAACAAAGCAACCCAAACGGAAAAAACGCAATCTTGTTATCCATGAGAAAAAAGCTGCCCAGTGGATAAGGAAAAATTACCCGCTGATGCTGTACCAAAAGGACACGATACCGTTGTTGTTCAGGATATTATTATAGAGGTGAAAAACACCGCCTTTAAGCGGGAAGTCTATTATTCAGCATCAGAAAACCGACGAATCATCGGCGCATTACCCATTGAATATCAAGGTGGTTTCGGCCCCGGCATCAGGACATTGGTCCTCTGCTTATATAATGACTCCAACATGAGTCAGCCTAAAATCCATAGCTTGTTGCAGACAGTCGGTGTTGAAATCTCACCAGCAACAATTTCTCGCATAATAACAGACGATGTTACCTGTTTTCACGACGAAAAATCTGAAATTGTCTCGGCTGGTCTTCAAGCAACGAATTATCAGAATGCTGATGATACCAGTGCTCGTGTCAATGGCGCCAATTTCTACAACCATGTACTCTGCAGCCCCTATTATACAGCATATTTTACCAGAGCGAAGAAGAATCGCCTGACTCTGCTGGAAATATTCAGTGAAGGCGAATTGACCTTCCAGCTAAACTCGCAAACCATTGAACTGTTAAGTGACTTTAACCTGTCTGAAAAACAGCGGCAACGTCTGACACCATTTTTAAGTGAACGCATAATGGAGCGTTCTGAAATGGATGCTTTGTTGAGTAGGCTGTTTCCTGACCCTGGCAAACAGAAAACGAATCGTCAACGCATTTTGGAAGCCTGTGCTGTGACAGCGTTTCGTCATCAGGGCCGCCCGTTTCCGATCCTTATCTGTGATGATGCCCCTCAGTTTAAGGGGATCACCGAACATCTTGGTCTATGCTGGGTCCACGAAGGCAGGCATTACAAGAAACTGCAGCCGTTCATGGAAAATAATCGCGAGAAACTGGCAAAAGTGCTCAGTGACTTTTGGGATTATTACCATTGCCTGCGGAGCTATAAAGAGGCTCCCTCCAAGGCTGAAGCTGAACGTCTTTCCGAGCAGTTCGACACCTTATTCCTGCAAACAACAGGCTATGATCAGCTAGATGACCGTTTACGGAAAACATGGGCCAAGAAGGATAATCTTCTGCTTGTCCTGCAATATCCGCACATTCCTTTGCATAATAATTCTGCGGAACTTGGTGCCAGAGTTCAGGCACGAAAACGGGATGTCAGTTTCCAGACGAAAAACGAAAAAGGGACTCAAGCAAAAGACACCATGATGACTGTGGTCGAAACTGCAAAAAAAATGTCGGTCAATGTGTTTGAATACATCCATGACCGTATCAGCAAAAAGTACGAAATGCCCTCCTTGGCATCCATCATTTCATCTCAATCTCAGCATACTGCTTCCGACCCCGCCTGAAAATATTCCTGTTACCCTGGTTTTTGGAGAGGATACGCAGATGACGTTTTAAATTATCAAAATTATCATCAATTTCTTTTAGCCCGTTAAGATTAGGGAATTCTATTTTTGATGATTCACAGCTCATATGTACGATAGGTGGGAGCACGGTAGCACATAGAACTGTGTATTCATCTGGAGCCAGCCAGCCTTTAATATCTTCTACATCAATTCTCCCCCCAAGGGTAAAGTTTCCTTTGCCATCTACACAATATTTTTGCCATTCTTTTTTGAGATCTGAAGAAAAACAAGATGTTTTGAATTTGTAGACCATGAGCAGCGTATCGGCTTTTTTTTCTATCAAGTCGATAACGCCTTCTATCTCATCAGGTAGTACGTCTGCTTTACTGATTTTTAGTTTGCCAGCTCCCCCCTCTTCACTTATCTGTAAATCATATGAGAAAGACTCATCTTCCCAAGTTCGTCCTGTTTCAGTATATATTTTCGGGAGGTTTTCTATCGTAAAATTGACCTTGACCGTACCTTTATCAT from Candidatus Electrothrix communis encodes the following:
- a CDS encoding transposase; this encodes MDKEKLPADAVPKGHDTVVVQDIIIEVKNTAFKREVYYSASENRRIIGALPIEYQGGFGPGIRTLVLCLYNDSNMSQPKIHSLLQTVGVEISPATISRIITDDVTCFHDEKSEIVSAGLQATNYQNADDTSARVNGANFYNHVLCSPYYTAYFTRAKKNRLTLLEIFSEGELTFQLNSQTIELLSDFNLSEKQRQRLTPFLSERIMERSEMDALLSRLFPDPGKQKTNRQRILEACAVTAFRHQGRPFPILICDDAPQFKGITEHLGLCWVHEGRHYKKLQPFMENNREKLAKVLSDFWDYYHCLRSYKEAPSKAEAERLSEQFDTLFLQTTGYDQLDDRLRKTWAKKDNLLLVLQYPHIPLHNNSAELGARVQARKRDVSFQTKNEKGTQAKDTMMTVVETAKKMSVNVFEYIHDRISKKYEMPSLASIISSQSQHTASDPA